The genomic window TCTTGGGAAAGAGGTGTGCTCACACTTCCTATTGCAAGAACAGCTAAAGCAACCAAGTTATTGGCACAGATTTCTCCACATTGCCATAAAGGTGAAACTTCACCCATTTAGTTTTGCTACACAGACATATCCTCTCCACAGGAAGAGAGCAAAATTGCATGTGTGTATGCAGTGGTTATGACAGATGTTTCGAAGTTAtcacataaaaataaacactTGATCTGTTTTCACATATGTTGGTGTGCAGTATATACCAgatgtagccaatgtggtgctctgcagataatgctggactacaacgcccatcatctctgaccattggccatgctggctggggctgatgagaaatGGAGTCAAAGGCCAAAGAAGAGCATTATGTTGGCTTGCCCTGGTGTACACAGATAACAATTTCCCCACCACGGGTAGGTTCCTATTGCAAAGGGAATGAGGTGGTCCTCACAGTAGAAAGATGGTTGTTACTTTTGGGCAGGATTCAATTACGTACTggcaaattcaagttgcacaTTATGATTCATCAGGAGGCCTTGCACAATAAACCAACTTCTCAAAATGATCTGATttctgtgataaggaaagtgacaagaaaaaaaatcccagaaaGAGTTGAAGCAATGTCATCTCGCTTTGCTGCAAATGAATTGGGAATGAATGGCCTGGCATTCAAGCTGCATAGCTGGGATCTCTCTAGACTCTAGCTACCATATCTATGTTGCCATAAAGTTCCGCTTTTGTATGGAAGGAAGCCTGGTTAGTTGCATCAAATCAATGCAATTTATTGGAAAAGGCAGCCAAGTATATATTCTCATACCTAAGTGAGGTGGCACCTCAGGCTGGGGCCAAATGTCTCTCTGGACattatagaaaattctttccagtagcaccttagagaccaactgagtttgttcttggtatgagctttcgtgtgcatgcacacttcttcagatacactgaaacagaagtcaccagatccttaaatatagtgagggagtggggaggggtattactcagagggtggtgggaatgggtgatcagctgataggtgtggaaaacctgttgacgactcttaacggctgcaattagtcttgcagggaaaggcaagggacattgacactttccccaggccacactcttTTCCAGTCCACACTACTTATCCCCAAGCTGCACCCTCAGCAGTTTTCCTTTGTGCCTTTCCTCAAATGCCTTTTCCCGGCTGGAAGATGGGCTTGAGCTGCAATAATACCTCTTGCACCCCTGGACAGGGGACAGAGAGATGCATGAGAGATTATGTGGAAACCTCTGACATTCCCTATGTAAAGGTAAGAGTTACACCTGCTGCTTCACTCACATTTTCCTCCTGTCCTGTCCATCACCAGTGAGCCAGTCATGCCCTTTCCCAAAATCTCTGTGCCATTTCCTCTTCACCCCATTTTCCACCGCACCCCCCAAAATAGTCCCCAGCAGAGAATTAAAGTCGCAAAATATGCAACAAAGTGAAGGGTGGATATATATATAGGCGGTTAGACCTTTAAAGTATGCCCTTCCAAGTGAATTACAACATGtccccttaaaaaaattatttccaaagtctccctctttccccagcaGAGGAAAATACCAAACATTTGGTAGgttaaaaatgatttacttacaaactctccaaaggtcagattcatgtgcctTTTCATACACCaatcagaaaagttgcacaggcagtaaaacggagcttagttacaaagtgatAAAATTTCCTAAATCCTTACCAAGAGGTTGGTAAAAGCCATGAGGCTGAGCTGCAGTAACCAGCTCAAACCTCCTTACATGCTTAGTTCACAGGTAGACTAAGGCTAACAAAGACTTGACTGCCCATTTCCTCCCAACTTAAGGGGAAGTGGCATAGCTAAGTCTGACTGGGCAAtgtactctatggtattaaccccttcatgaatTAATCAGACTTAAGTATTTGGGGTGTGTGAGGCTGGTTATCTTATGTTCTCCTTAACATGAGAACTGTGGGAGATTATTGACTGGGAATTCAATATTATCAATGGACTACCTTGCAGGCATGCTGTAAGTCTCCTGATATAAGAATCAGAGATGCAagatgtatattttttttaaataatgtttcagGGTTTCACTTTTAGTTGCATTTAACCTCTTAGATAGAATGAATGCAGGGAAAGGTTTGATTTCTGTGTGAGGTTCCTGTGGGTCTGCATTCTACAACCTTATGCTCTCTAAGCCATAAACACGAAACCCTGTCTAGCCCTCAGAGTGGCACAAATGGCCCTCTAGGATGTTATTCTAAGTTTATCATGAATTAGCCCCAGAGTGTATAACCAGCTATCCTTGAATTTTCCTGGGAGAAAGGAGAAGTAAGGGAAGTGAGATAAAGGAAGGAATGGCAATAACCTGATGAAGGCCTGGTTGCCAGGGCAAAGGTGAAAGAAATGTGACATTTTAGACCAATGGCCTGGGCACATTTAGGCCACTCCAAGGTGATTGTGGGGGTTAAGATACCAATATGGAGCCATGTGTGTTTTACATGTGTGTGAGCTGTAACATTCTGAAGCATTTTGAAAACGACAATCGTAAATTTGATCCATGTATAACAGATACATAACCTCTTGATCTTAATGAACTTGTTCATGTGTCTGTTTTGGCTTCAAACTCTACACAGGTCCACAGCAAGACCTCAAGGATGGCAAATACATTTGTGTTCTCTGATTTGGATCTTTTGGACCTAAATCTAGACTCTAATTACAGTGACTACTACGGCACTTTCAACCCTAACAGCGTAGCAGAAAAAGCACCCTGCGGAATCAATGTTATACCACCTGTGTTCAAGTACCTAGTGGCACTCATCTATGGCCTGACATGCCTTCTGAGCCTGGTAGGAAACTCCCTGGTGGTTCTGGTGATTGCCTACAGCAAAGGAAACCGTTCTGTCACTGATGTGTATCTTCTGAACCTCGCCATTGCTGATCTCCTCTTTGCACTCACCTTGCCTTTCTGGGCTGTAGACAGAGCACATGAATGGATCTTTGGCACTCCCATGTGCAAAATCTTGTCACTCCTGAAGGAAGTCAACTTCTACAGTGGCATCCTCCTGCTGGCCTGTATCAGCATGGATCGCTACCTGGCAATAGTTCATGCTACTCGAGCAGTCACTCAGAAGAGGAGCTGGGTCAGATTTGTATGTGTTGGCGTCTGGctgttctccttcctcctctcccttcctgtaaTTATATTCCATGAGGCTTTCTTGCCAACTGAGAAGATGAAATGGGTTTGTTATGAAAATATTGGATGGAATCAAACATCTGAAATGAGGGTGAAACTGAGAATCCTGCCACAAACGTTTGGCTTCATTCTTCCCTTGATCATCATGCTCTTCTGCTATGGTGTGACGGTACACAGACTCTACCAGACCAAGAACAGTCAAAAAAAGAAGGCCATGAAAGTCATCTTGGCTGTGGTGCTGGTCTTCCTGGTCTGTTGGCTGCCTTACAATATTTCTCTGCTTGCTGATACCTTGATGAGGATGGCAGCTATTGGTGAAAGCTGTGGCCGCCAGCGCAGCATTAATGCAGCCCTTTCAGGTACTGAAATCCTGGGATTTTCCCACAGCTGCATAAACCCCATCATATATGCCTTCATAGGGCAGAAGTTCCGGAACAACTTCCTCAAGATCCTGGTCACAAGAGGCCTCATCAGCAAAGAAGCCTTGACTCGGTTTAAAAAGGTTTCCTCCTTCTCATCCACCTCTGGCATCACCTCTACAACTCTTTAAtaggctggggggcggggggcgggaggaaAGGACCACTCAATACAGAGTATGTCCAGCCACTGTAACAATAAAGGACTTTGTAGGCTTCAAGAATCAGGTTCAATAAGATGATACCACtggaatgctaaaaaaaaaaaaagcgctgtTTTCGCCAATATTATTGGAGATTCAGCAGTGTTATTATAGAGTTCTTTATAAACAATGTCCAAATCTCCTGTTCTCTTACCACCATTCTGTCTAAAGTAGAATGCTGTGACAAAACTTTGAGTGGATGTAGCCATCATTTTTATATGTGGTTAAGTAAAAATGTGATATATAGAGAGTAGGCAAACTACATTCCCTTTCTTCCTTTAAGTCATTATTTTATAGATCTGTCTTTAGTATACTTTAAATTGAACATATTTATACATCTTGATAGAAATATGTTTCTGCTGTAAACTGCAGTGCTATGCTTAAAGTCAGGAACGGACCCTCTAGCAAATGCTTTAAACGCATCCTTTGGCACAAAGAGTCCTGTTTCTACACTCACATTAATTAGAAAACAGATGTTTATGTTTTTTAACACTTTATGGTAACCCTTAATCTTGTAACAAAAAATAATTTgaattctgtttttttctttctgtgcaaCTGTTCTTCATACTATGCTAAAATTAAATATCGATTTCTGTTCTAATTTTTAAACACCTTTGAAAAGATTTGTATGCTGCCAAGCTTTTGCTGGCAATATAGAAAATATCCTTCCATAATACTTATTTGACCTCTGGTTTTAATTTTTCATATGGTTTTTATCACGTGGTTTTATGTAtgattgttgtaaactgcccttttTCTGAACAGAGgtttatacatatatttttaaataagtaaataaataaataaaaatctgagaTAACTATGCTTCCACTTCTGCCAGACTGATATAACTGTATATGTCAGAAAGGTAGCCCTGCACTGCAAGCAGTATTGTATGCTGTTGTTATGTTTTCTTatgaactctttttttttttttataagaatttattggttttacaacaaacaacatacaaatataacacccacattaacccacccccagctagaaataaacaaatacacaaataccctgtttctcctaaaataagacatggccataaaataagccatagcaggatttctatgcatttgcgaaatataagaccttccccaaaaataagccataccccgaaaataagccatagtgacgtggtacctcccattaaaacagcctggagaggcgtggctatgcagcgtaccgatgcgacacggttaaaataagacatcccctgaaaataagccatactgtgttttgttgagcgaaaaaaaatataagacggtgtcttattttaggagaaacacggtaccaataattcttcttatgctgtaaaaaaaaaaatttcttggtcgaatcttggtacagacttcccctgccttttcaccttcggttccaatcccaaatattactttcataacatcttataccatcttaatcttaaagatccaaatatctaaaaattaaaatcaaaagcttccttttaacaaatcttgtttcataataaacaatattttcccattcttaacttaacatagatcagatcatgttataacttaatattaattccatacaagattctggttcttatcaacttattttcaaaataaatcataacaaatatcttcattcactataactgctgttagtaacaaaaatttagaatacctcttttctttctctaaaaacttaaagtcttgacacaccggtttcaggttaccataatgcaatcttttcctttataccttaatttcattcaccctatcccccttctgtccattttctttggtcgtcttgctccagagctgctcctcgaagtgtcctttttctttacataaccacagatccagactaggtccaaagtagtccttgcatagaacatcagggtgcgcaccttttcccccagcctctccggttcatcatcacattcttcttctatttgtagatataaacataaagttctcaccttcactcccaagctctcacctcgggagttagttataacaattttctccgtcctgggtctgccacccccaagggacgatccattactccggagtagccataccttttcatcctgttgttcaatcagtcccttcagttctgtgccaaggctctcctccaatgcagccatttcctgtacagtctcctctgtgggatataacttttttgacatatgacagttcaatatctccaattttcggttgagcagttccagtctcaataaaatagtcctttcttcatgggtcatttcacagttcgtaaccaagtcaaaaacaaagccgagcatggcagaagcaggcataggtatcaaattacagtttcggttctcagacttctccatcttgccagtaactttccattcagtcaaagtctttcacggccattttccccgaatccagggtgcaagagccaaaaattttaaaaagagatactgtccaccagtttagtccccaaaggggaaaaccataagtctcacttatcaaattttaaatactttgttgccatcgctgtaacagcagtctcttaagctggttattttctatctcgcgaagggaaagaggcaggctccctttccaaatgtcccccaggtcgtcaacaaggcacaaaaacaagtccgatccaatactcacgacaccgggattcttaaactccaactttgacaggtagaacgttaacgcacatcgcgggggcaaccgccgcttcgcgtcccggttggggcttgtcccctgaagcccggctccgtttttcccttcacccccactccccctttacagggggagcgagggaaggggacggagccatagtgggcatagccggggagcccagggtgcgggacgctcttcccgcaccctatcggagccccgcttagcggtagcggggctccaacccccgggacgggctgggtcgcctcgcagccgaggcaacccacgaccgctccgccattgcgtcgccgccggaagtcatgtTTTCTTATGAACtcttaaatgtattttctttgttgttgttttctgaacaAGCAATAATGCCTTGTGGCATCcgaaagaataaaaaaatgcataatgGCATAAgcgaaggggtgtgtgtgtggatacagGGAGGTCAGAAGGAAATTAAATGCATACAGTATGGAATGGCAATTGCATTATTGGCAGTGACTTTTCACAAGAGTAGTCCCCAACAAGCATACGCTGTATTAGCAGGTGAGAAAAAATGACCCCCTCATTTCAGCTGGATGCAGGAACACTAAAGTTTCTATTTTAATTTCTAACTAGTGACGTATTTGCACATTTGTTAGACTTCATGTGTTCTATTTGAATGACTTGCTCTCAGTGCCTGTAGTTGATACGTAATGTGTCATGCTTAATGACATCACTATGACCTGCCTCTGTGTGTCAGGGGTTGGACTGAGGAGAAATGATAGGGGCTGCCCCCCTTCTTCTGAACCTTCccaggaacaggaggacagtatagatttagaacagtggtttgcagaggtcatagttcagaggctacagaggggagaagctgtcaggaaatggcctactcacaagtgggaccctggcagagacacatgcctgactggcatggtCTCTTCCTCCTgggcgatcattcgggagcttcttaagcattcctcagcccaaacatcactgTAACTGATGTTAGAAGACATCAGCACGCTCACGGATCCACAGAGGTTTGCTCAGCTTgtgtgacagaccacagcaactcagcatgtaggctaatctactttatttacatataaaacacacacgGAGAACTCCATCATGGCTCCCTGTCTCTCTAGTATCAGAtagtaaagaaaaagaacaaaggacaacagtcccactttagggaacacagtaagacaaacatcctgtctacatcacatcccacttcccactctgtggaatgaaaacaccgtcatgtgatagacaacaatcccatggcTGCACACGGgaaatgaatctcccaacagAAGCTGCACACGGgaaatgaatctcccaacagaagctgggaaatattgggagaggaacagcaggaagaagaaacaccaggggagagacagctgacagactcagtgtctttggagagcattcctgACCTCCCCCCCAACCTAGGACCAGACAAGCATTGAGGATAgtggaacagaaagctcagaggcagaaagctcagattagccaacacaagggtgacgtagaataggagagatggagggggttggactttactcagagcaacgccattatcttagggagactgcattc from Lacerta agilis isolate rLacAgi1 chromosome 1, rLacAgi1.pri, whole genome shotgun sequence includes these protein-coding regions:
- the LOC117053498 gene encoding C-X-C chemokine receptor type 1-like, coding for MANTFVFSDLDLLDLNLDSNYSDYYGTFNPNSVAEKAPCGINVIPPVFKYLVALIYGLTCLLSLVGNSLVVLVIAYSKGNRSVTDVYLLNLAIADLLFALTLPFWAVDRAHEWIFGTPMCKILSLLKEVNFYSGILLLACISMDRYLAIVHATRAVTQKRSWVRFVCVGVWLFSFLLSLPVIIFHEAFLPTEKMKWVCYENIGWNQTSEMRVKLRILPQTFGFILPLIIMLFCYGVTVHRLYQTKNSQKKKAMKVILAVVLVFLVCWLPYNISLLADTLMRMAAIGESCGRQRSINAALSGTEILGFSHSCINPIIYAFIGQKFRNNFLKILVTRGLISKEALTRFKKVSSFSSTSGITSTTL